A window from Drosophila nasuta strain 15112-1781.00 chromosome 3, ASM2355853v1, whole genome shotgun sequence encodes these proteins:
- the LOC132790816 gene encoding protein DEK isoform X2, whose protein sequence is MDANTAPESEKAGKENAADKVSSESAKAQESAAETTAVDSGVVTKAGEKEGDAASPPATDDVADKKAVGDSGGAATAPTLDADDKESNTTAGSPASPLAKKVKNNSAKKPAAKSEDDDDADDADDLEEDEEDQVDDDKDTASGDEDKKSTDKPDKKKNDATDGAKSSKTTTGAGADKSAAAKNSKAKNGKVDNSDNEKEEDDADEENDGLDENNEVAEDDENVVALAEIDRINENINKTRVDGLQTLHALCFGAQGKNNVVKKNLRSFAGFEFAKDSSEYKKKYDSIKKVDNKTLRSICEILTLDRKGSKDEVTARVLKFLMEPDESLCMEQGDDEEEVDDEDLDEDEEAASEEDKKRKSSKSSAPAGRGSARNSSGRPKRATAGKKMSAYVDLSSSEESEQKVTVAKRRRNDDSESGSDYNPSANSDSDAGRGGGGGSGVGRKASARASRGRPARKSRRRNSDSEEEEESDISDADSDVPKRKRGAAAKRGRSAATTPSRRGRGRASSARKRKDSESEEEEVSEDEEEEELSEFGSEPSEDERPKKSAKPTTPAKNSKANNKSKPAGKAAGRPKKSKKETSDEEDADDKDESDEDEPLTKKGKAAFPTDEQIRSYVKEILDKANLEEITMKTVCKQVYAKYPDFDLTDKKDFIKATVKALIAT, encoded by the exons ATG GATGCCAACACAGCGCCAGAATCGGAGAAGGCGGGCAAAGAAAATGCCGCCGATAAGGTAAGCAGCGAATCAGCGAAGGCGCAAGAAAGTGCAGCGGAAACAACTGCAGTGGACAGTGGGGTGGTGACAAAGGCTGGTGAGAAAGAGGGGGATGCAGCATCGCCACCCGCAACTGATGACGTCGCTGATAAAAAGGCTGTTGGCGACTCAGGAGGAGCTGCGACCGCGCCAACATTGGATGCAG ATGATAAGGAGTCGAACACAACGGCTGGATCGCCAGCGTCGCCATTAGcaaagaaagtaaaaaataatagcGCCAAGAAACCAGCTGCCAAGTCCGAAGATGACGACGACGCAGATGATGCGGATGATCTGGAAGAGGACGAAGAAGATCAGGTTGACGATGACAAAGATACTGCTAGTGGTGATGAGGACAAGAAATCAACAGATAAACCAGACAAGAAAAAGAATGATGCTACAGATGGTGCCAAGTCCTCCAAGACTacaacaggagcaggagctgACAAGTCAGCAGCTGCTAAAAATTCAAAGGCCAAAAACGGCAAGGTGGATAACTCCGATAATGAAAAGGAGGAAGACGATGCGGACGAAGAAAACGATGGTCTCGATGAGAACAACGAAGTGGCCGAGGATGATGAGAATGTGGTTGCTTTGGCCGAAATTGATCGCATCAATGAGAACATCAACAAGACACGTGTCGATGGTCTTCAGACTCTACATGCT CTTTGCTTTGGTGCCCAGGGCAAGAACAATGTGGTGAAAAAGAACCTGCGTTCCTTTGCTGGCTTTGAGTTTGCCAAGGATTCATCGgaatacaaaaagaaatatgacTCCATTAAGAAGGTGGACAACAAAACACTGCGCAGCATCTGTGAAATTCTCACGCTAGACCGAAAGGGCAGCAAGGATGAAGTTACGGCACGTGTGCTCAAATTTTTAATGGAGCCCGATGAATCGCTCTGTATGGAACAGGGCGATGACGAAGAGGAGGTGGATGATGAAGATctggatgaggatgaggaggcCGCCAGTGAAGAGGATAAGAAACGAAAGAGCAGCAAGTCAAGCGCACCAGCCGGTAGAGGTTCCGCTCGCAATTCTAGCGGACGCCCCAAACGCGCAACAGCGGGCAAAA AAATGTCTGCTTATGTAGATTTATCAAGCTCCGAGGAAAGCGAGCAGAAAGTCACAGTGGCTAAACGAAGACGAAATGATGATTCTGAGTCTGGCTCTGAT TATAATCCATCGGCTAATTCAGACTCCGATGCTGGAcgcggtggcggtggtggctCTGGAGTAGGACGTAAAGCATCAGCACGTGCCAGTCGTGGGCGACCGGCGCGCAAGAGTCGTCGAAGAAATTCTGATTcggaggaagaggaggaatCAGATATCTCCGATGCAGATAGTGAT GTTCCCAAGCGCAAACGTGGTGCTGCTGCTAAACGTGGCAGATCCGCTGCAACTACGCCTAGCAGACGAGGACGCGGTCGAGCTTCTTCTGCGCGAAAGCGCAAGGATTCCGAGAGTGAGGAGGAAGAGGTATCTGAGGacgaagaagaggaagagctGTCCGAGTTTGGTAGCGAGCCAAGCGAA GATGAACGTCCCAAAAAGAGTGCGAAGCCCACAACGCCTGCGAAAAATAGTAAAGCTAACAACAAGTCAAAACCAGCTGGAAAGG CCGCTGGAAGACCGAAGAAATCAAAGAAGGAAACGTCCGATGAGGAAGACGCTGATGACAAAGATGAGTCAGATGAAGACGAGCCATTAACCAAAAAAGGCAAAGCGGCATTCCCAACG GACGAACAAATCCGTAGTTATGTCAAAGAAATTTTGGACAAGGCCAATCTCGAAGAGATCACAATGAAAACAGTGTGCAAGCAAGTTTATGCTAAATACCCAGATTTCGATTTAACTGACAAAAAAGATTTCATTAAGGCTACAGTGAAAGCG TTAATTGCCACATAA
- the LOC132790816 gene encoding protein DEK isoform X1, whose translation MSADEKKEKTVENMDANTAPESEKAGKENAADKVSSESAKAQESAAETTAVDSGVVTKAGEKEGDAASPPATDDVADKKAVGDSGGAATAPTLDADDKESNTTAGSPASPLAKKVKNNSAKKPAAKSEDDDDADDADDLEEDEEDQVDDDKDTASGDEDKKSTDKPDKKKNDATDGAKSSKTTTGAGADKSAAAKNSKAKNGKVDNSDNEKEEDDADEENDGLDENNEVAEDDENVVALAEIDRINENINKTRVDGLQTLHALCFGAQGKNNVVKKNLRSFAGFEFAKDSSEYKKKYDSIKKVDNKTLRSICEILTLDRKGSKDEVTARVLKFLMEPDESLCMEQGDDEEEVDDEDLDEDEEAASEEDKKRKSSKSSAPAGRGSARNSSGRPKRATAGKKMSAYVDLSSSEESEQKVTVAKRRRNDDSESGSDYNPSANSDSDAGRGGGGGSGVGRKASARASRGRPARKSRRRNSDSEEEEESDISDADSDVPKRKRGAAAKRGRSAATTPSRRGRGRASSARKRKDSESEEEEVSEDEEEEELSEFGSEPSEDERPKKSAKPTTPAKNSKANNKSKPAGKAAGRPKKSKKETSDEEDADDKDESDEDEPLTKKGKAAFPTDEQIRSYVKEILDKANLEEITMKTVCKQVYAKYPDFDLTDKKDFIKATVKALIAT comes from the exons ATGTCGGCtgacgaaaaaaaagaaaaaaccgTTGAAAATATG GATGCCAACACAGCGCCAGAATCGGAGAAGGCGGGCAAAGAAAATGCCGCCGATAAGGTAAGCAGCGAATCAGCGAAGGCGCAAGAAAGTGCAGCGGAAACAACTGCAGTGGACAGTGGGGTGGTGACAAAGGCTGGTGAGAAAGAGGGGGATGCAGCATCGCCACCCGCAACTGATGACGTCGCTGATAAAAAGGCTGTTGGCGACTCAGGAGGAGCTGCGACCGCGCCAACATTGGATGCAG ATGATAAGGAGTCGAACACAACGGCTGGATCGCCAGCGTCGCCATTAGcaaagaaagtaaaaaataatagcGCCAAGAAACCAGCTGCCAAGTCCGAAGATGACGACGACGCAGATGATGCGGATGATCTGGAAGAGGACGAAGAAGATCAGGTTGACGATGACAAAGATACTGCTAGTGGTGATGAGGACAAGAAATCAACAGATAAACCAGACAAGAAAAAGAATGATGCTACAGATGGTGCCAAGTCCTCCAAGACTacaacaggagcaggagctgACAAGTCAGCAGCTGCTAAAAATTCAAAGGCCAAAAACGGCAAGGTGGATAACTCCGATAATGAAAAGGAGGAAGACGATGCGGACGAAGAAAACGATGGTCTCGATGAGAACAACGAAGTGGCCGAGGATGATGAGAATGTGGTTGCTTTGGCCGAAATTGATCGCATCAATGAGAACATCAACAAGACACGTGTCGATGGTCTTCAGACTCTACATGCT CTTTGCTTTGGTGCCCAGGGCAAGAACAATGTGGTGAAAAAGAACCTGCGTTCCTTTGCTGGCTTTGAGTTTGCCAAGGATTCATCGgaatacaaaaagaaatatgacTCCATTAAGAAGGTGGACAACAAAACACTGCGCAGCATCTGTGAAATTCTCACGCTAGACCGAAAGGGCAGCAAGGATGAAGTTACGGCACGTGTGCTCAAATTTTTAATGGAGCCCGATGAATCGCTCTGTATGGAACAGGGCGATGACGAAGAGGAGGTGGATGATGAAGATctggatgaggatgaggaggcCGCCAGTGAAGAGGATAAGAAACGAAAGAGCAGCAAGTCAAGCGCACCAGCCGGTAGAGGTTCCGCTCGCAATTCTAGCGGACGCCCCAAACGCGCAACAGCGGGCAAAA AAATGTCTGCTTATGTAGATTTATCAAGCTCCGAGGAAAGCGAGCAGAAAGTCACAGTGGCTAAACGAAGACGAAATGATGATTCTGAGTCTGGCTCTGAT TATAATCCATCGGCTAATTCAGACTCCGATGCTGGAcgcggtggcggtggtggctCTGGAGTAGGACGTAAAGCATCAGCACGTGCCAGTCGTGGGCGACCGGCGCGCAAGAGTCGTCGAAGAAATTCTGATTcggaggaagaggaggaatCAGATATCTCCGATGCAGATAGTGAT GTTCCCAAGCGCAAACGTGGTGCTGCTGCTAAACGTGGCAGATCCGCTGCAACTACGCCTAGCAGACGAGGACGCGGTCGAGCTTCTTCTGCGCGAAAGCGCAAGGATTCCGAGAGTGAGGAGGAAGAGGTATCTGAGGacgaagaagaggaagagctGTCCGAGTTTGGTAGCGAGCCAAGCGAA GATGAACGTCCCAAAAAGAGTGCGAAGCCCACAACGCCTGCGAAAAATAGTAAAGCTAACAACAAGTCAAAACCAGCTGGAAAGG CCGCTGGAAGACCGAAGAAATCAAAGAAGGAAACGTCCGATGAGGAAGACGCTGATGACAAAGATGAGTCAGATGAAGACGAGCCATTAACCAAAAAAGGCAAAGCGGCATTCCCAACG GACGAACAAATCCGTAGTTATGTCAAAGAAATTTTGGACAAGGCCAATCTCGAAGAGATCACAATGAAAACAGTGTGCAAGCAAGTTTATGCTAAATACCCAGATTTCGATTTAACTGACAAAAAAGATTTCATTAAGGCTACAGTGAAAGCG TTAATTGCCACATAA
- the LOC132790818 gene encoding flap endonuclease 1 translates to MGILGLSKLIADLAPLAIRESEIKNFFGRKVAIDASMCLYQFLIAVRSEGAQLATVNGDPTSHLMGMFYRTIRLLDNGIKPVYVFDGAPPDMKSGELAKRAERREEAEKALKAATEAGDEAEIDKFNRRLVRVTKEHSREAKELLKLMGVPYVDAPCEAEAQCAALVKAGKVYATATEDMDALTFGSTKLLRYLTYSEARKMPVKEFSYDKVLQGLELTSNEFIDLCILMGCDYCESIKGVGPKRAIELIKSYRDIETILENIDTTKYTVPENWNYKRARELFIEPDVADASAIDLKWTEPDEEGLVQFLCGDRQFNEERVRGGAKKLLKSKQAQTQVRLDSFFKTLPSTPNAMLAAKRKAEEAKKSANNKKAKLSGGGGRGRRPK, encoded by the exons ATGGGAATTTTAGGACTCTCCAAGCTAATTGCCGACTTGGCTCCTCTAGCTATACGCGAGAGTGAAATCAAGAACTTTTTCG GTCGCAAAGTGGCTATCGACGCCAGCATGTGTTTGTATCAGTTTCTCATTGCGGTGCGCTCGGAGGGCGCTCAACTGGCCACTGTGAATGGAGATCCCACGTCGCATCTGATGGGCATGTTCTATCGTACCATCCGGCTGCTGGACAATGGTATCAAGCCGGTCTACGTTTTTGATGGTGCTCCGCCAGACATGAAATCCGGCGAGCTGGCTAAGCGTGCCGAGCGTCGTGAGGAAGCCGAAAAAGCACTTAAAGCAGCCACTGAGGCGGGCGATGAGGCTGAGATTGATAAGTTCAATCGGAGGTTGGTTCGCGTGACCAAAGAGCATTCCAGAGAAGCCAAAGAGCTGCTTAAGCTGATGGGCGTCCCATATGTGGATGCACCCTGTGAGGCGGAGGCACAGTGCGCTGCCCTGGTCAAAGCTGGCAAGGTGTATGCGACGGCCACAGAGGATATGGATGCGCTAACCTTCGGCTCCACTAAATTGTTACGTTATCTCACCTACAGCGAGGCTCGGAAAATGCCCGTGAAGGAGTTCAGCTACGACAAAGTGTTGCAAGGTCTGGAGCTTACAAGCAATGAGTTTATTGACCTGTGCATCTTGATGGGCTGCGATTATTGCGAGAGCATCAAAGGCGTGGGACCCAAACGTGCCATTGAACTGATCAAGAGCTATAGGGACATTGAAACTATTCTGGAGAACATTGATACCACCAAATACACAGTGCCGGAGAACTGGAATTATAAACGTGCCCGCGAGCTATTCATTGAGCCAGATGTGGCCGATGCCAGCGCCATTGATCTCAAGTGGACAGAGCCCGACGAGGAGGGTTTAGTTCAGTTCCTGTGTGGTGACCGTCAATTCAATGAGGAGCGTGTGCGCGGCGGCGCCAAGAAGCTGCTAAAGTCTAAGCAAGCGCAGACTCAAGTGAGACTCGATAGCTTCTTCAAGACCTTGCCCAGCACACCGAATGCCATGCTGGCGGCCAAGCGCAAGGCGGAGGAGGCGAAGAAGagcgccaacaacaagaagGCCAAGTTAAGCGGAGGCGGAGGACGCGGACGAAGAcccaaataa
- the LOC132790814 gene encoding integrator complex subunit 8: MEDPLKPKPVPLAAETVLWFEFLLDPHKITQHLQCKNPEPSAAELIVQFISMTPDTAIASTVVTPGSDIQSLGGANATTPATSAALNVQQRQAEVGLQLTRKQLALKILELKVATWLKWDLDALEKSLPVAMQLSLLRDLCTISYGRHVTIPFASDFDFKIASAGNERAARFALTIYHRLLLRLQLIKDSALKASRPLMYQTVDQVQQFLETPTQPSIEYLEQLCASANSKPFHVFHYDSFVTLDCDHMNSTQNYDMMRLISPQELRAQLHYELAHYYLHTKQYMLAREAAAACNSNLQALPANATLFFCHIRPAELEGLLQACGISAHQQTVLERFHQSLLNNYTDIVPILRLDNRAREIPLVSRRNVELDIEGAISTGLLKETRLLLLQVAALNVVRTIFEWGNIFGNVEYFEKYRDMDCMPPIVEAMQDALTHCSAKEQTALKHFLIDCVLHQQQEQQQQDQSRQLLLTAKEMGIFSAEEMLDLDDQLVQSTQPVLSNSLATLNDWICHSKMTRVDVAALERQLITCSTANSVRILLVKLCGTAPGKPLWAINPSWDVPQPLKALIMAMPVSFLQDFSYVLLGKARELATRGNYIDAVSMLSVLKSETQRQELGGNAQIMCKLITWEILHIQVTQCLEEWHQKPLDLTALGGRCKQCLAALQAGDAMMPRMEILESCAIMLLNLTEFPALLYLDKRAAQLEFPLAFASTFVEMEKMKGPKKACRDAWELMLSMFLNVPKRAASAAAGSGTNSSLQAFLQRVRHQSVFGLAISMLGKMHNILKDDPNHDLNCEYMQLWPITITNPNSYSLRSVCETLQWLLSEALSHYPQTISWLKMKGDLELAIGNNESAMRCYVNALVTGTDYCTLPLQRNVVDDYVIRKMIRCAANLGCHMQATVLCQFLEEIDYGIVFKNLSEKSSNFTDAMDAYYSCIWDTTLLEFIVNLHAKRGEHSRKLEAISMMGTLELNANNNEEIKRESAMVRKSRFLRSLAKQYLL; this comes from the exons ATGGAAGACCCATTAAAACCGAAGCCAGTACCGCTGGCTGCCGAAACAGTTTTGTGGTTTGAATTCCTGCTCGATCCGCACAAAATAACGCAGCACTTACAATGCAAAAATCCCG AGCCCAGCGCAGCGGAGCTGATTGTGCAGTTCATCAGCATGACGCCGGACACAGCGATTGCATCCACAGTGGTGACTCCCGGCAGCGATATACAGAGCTTGGGAGGCGCCAATGCCACCACGCCCGCCACCTCAGCTGCACTCAATGTGCAACAGCGACAGGCAGAGGTTGGATTGCAGTTAACGCGCAAGCAGCTGGCACTCAAGATACTCGAGCTTAAGGTTGCCACATGGCTCAAATGGGATCTAGATGCGCTCGAGAAAAGTTTACCCGTGGCGATGCAGTTGAGTCTACTGCGTGATCTCTGCACCATTAGCTATGGTCGCCACGTTACCATTCCATTTGCCAGTGACTTCGATTTCAAGATTGCATCCGCTGGCAATGAGCGTGCCGCTCGCTTTGCTCTCACCATCTATCATCGTTTGCTGCTTCGACTCCAGCTCATCAAGGACAGCGCCTTGAAGGCGTCGCGTCCGCTCAT GTATCAAACCGTTGATCAAGTGCAACAGTTTCTGGAGACTCCCACGCAGCCTTCCATTGAGTATCTTGAGCAGTTGTGCGCCTCGGCCAACAGCAAGCCTTTTCATGTCTTCCACTATGATAGTTTTGTTACGTTAGACTGTGATCACATGAACAGTACGCAAAACTACGACATGATGCGCCTGATCTCGCCCCAGGAGCTGCGCGCCCAGCTGCACTATGAGCTGGCCCATTATTACCTCCACACCAAGCAGTATATGTTGGCACGCGAAGCTGCCGCCGCATGCAACAGCAATCTTCAAGCGCTGCCTGCGAACGCTACGCTTTTCTTCTGTCACATTCGACCCGCGGAGCTTGAAGGGTTGTTGCAGGCCTGCGGCATCAGTGCGCATCAGCAGACGGTCTTGGAGCGTTTTCATCAATCGTTGTTGAATAATTATACCGACATTGTACCCATACTGCGGCTGGATAATCGAGCACGCGAGATTCCGCTGGTCAGCAGACGTAACGTGGAGCTGGACATTGAGGGCGCCATCTCGACGGGACTGCTGAAGGAGACACGTCTGCTACTGCTGCAGGTGGCCGCGCTGAATGTGGTGCGCACCATCTTCGAGTGGGGTAACATCTTCGGCAACGTGGAGTACTTTGAGAAGTATCGCGACATGGACTGCATGCCGCCCATTGTGGAGGCTATGCAGGATGCGCTGACGCACTGTAGCGCCAAGGAGCAGACAGCACTAAAGCACTTTCTCATCGACTGTGTATTgcatcagcagcaggagcaacaacagcaagatcAGAGtcggcaactgttgctgacAGCCAAGGAAATGGGCATTTTTAGCGCAGAGGAGATGCTGGATTTGGATGATCAGCTGGTGCAGTCCACACAGCCTGTGCTCAGCAACTCGCTGGCCACGCTCAACGATTGGATATGCCACTCGAAGA TGACTCGTGTGGATGTCGCCGCCTTGGAGCGCCAGCTGATCACGTGCAGCACAGCGAATAGCGTGCGCATTCTGCTCGTCAAACTGTGCGGCACAGCGCCCGGAAAACCATTATGGGCCATCAATCCCAGTTGGGATGTCCCACAACCACTGAAGGCTCTAATTATGGCCATGCCAGTGAGCTTCCTGCAGGATTTTAGCTACGTGCTACTGGGCAAAGCTCGTGAGCTGGCCACACGTGGTAACTACATTGATGCCGTGTCCATGCTGAGTGTGCTCAAGTCGGAGACACAGCGCCAGGAGCTGGGCGGCAATGCACAAATCATGTGTAAGCTCATCACCTGGGAGATACTGCACATACAAGTCACCCAATGTCTGGAAGAGTGGCATCAGAAGCCGCTTGATCTCACGGCACTTGGTGGGCGTTGCAAGCAGTGTTTGGCTGCATTGCAAGCGGGTGATGCCATGATGCCACGCATGGAGATACTCGAGAGTTGCGCCATCATGTTGCTCAATCTGACTGAGTTTCCAGCGCTTCTTTATCTGGACAAACGCGCAGCGCAACTGGAGTTTCCCTTGGCTTTCGCTTCCACGTTCGTTGAAATGGAGAAGATGAAGGGGCCGAAGAAGGCATGTCGCGATGCCTGGGAACTAATGCTGAGCATGTTCCTCAACGTGCCCAAGCGAGCGGCATCAGCGGCAGCGGGTAGCGGCACCAACAGTTCGTTGCAAGCGTTTCTGCAGCGGGTACGGCATCAGAGTGTCTTTGGCCTGGCTATTTCCATGCTGGGCAAAATGCATAACATACTGAAAGATGATCCCAATCACGATTTAAACTGCGAATACATGCAGCTCTGGCCCATCACCATTACCAA TCCCAATAGCTACAGTTTGCGCAGCGTCTGCGAAACGTTACAGTGGCTGCTTTCGGAGGCACTCAGTCATTATCCCCAGACCATATCGTGGCTGAAGATGAAGGGCGACCTGGAGCTGGCCATTGGCAACAACGAATCTGCGATGCGTTGCTATGTCAATGCTCTGGTCACCGGCACTGACTATTGCACATTGCCACTGCAGCGGAATGTGGTCGATGATTATGTGATCAGAAAGATGATTCGTTGTGCTGCCAATTTAGGCTGTCACATGCAAGCGACAGTGTTGTGTCAGTTCCTGGAGGAGATCGACTACGGCATTGTCTTTAAGAATCTCAGTGAGAAGTCATCGAACTTTACGGATGCCATGGATGCATATTACAGCTGCATTTGGGACACAACGCTGCTCGAATTTATTGTCAATCTGCATGCGAAGAGAGGCGAACACAGTCGCAAGTTAGAGGCG ATCTCTATGATGGGCACCTTGGAACtaaatgccaacaacaatgaggAGATCAAACGAGAGAGCGCCATGGTGCGAAAGTCACGCTTTCTACGCTCCCTGGCCAAGCAGTATTTGCTGTAG